One Oligoflexus sp. genomic region harbors:
- a CDS encoding PilZ domain-containing protein, translated as MAATALIGEEQVLDQALAQQSIGFGLMSVAGWEKPVDYALYEVSHHNIGIISSDSLEVGTKVTVEYRDGQPIPLVVHQIVPKKNLPPGYKRYRLITTDPEVNFERILPESSHRKVSFTTRHHYHVRFARFNTEIPTRVEARTFGSEEPYHMKTINVSKTGFLLASPPGFRVPFHESTLLELTLFLEDQPIRCLGKVIRCEVDFEKKIKRYGINICDIHAEDREKYFSFIEDTEHRKNRQVFRSLKLPMPI; from the coding sequence ATGGCGGCCACGGCACTCATCGGAGAAGAACAGGTCTTGGATCAGGCGCTAGCCCAACAGAGTATCGGTTTCGGCCTGATGTCCGTTGCAGGCTGGGAAAAGCCCGTTGACTATGCACTCTATGAAGTATCCCATCACAATATCGGCATCATCTCCAGCGATTCGCTGGAAGTCGGGACCAAGGTTACGGTCGAATACCGCGATGGCCAGCCGATCCCCTTGGTTGTGCATCAGATCGTTCCGAAAAAGAATCTGCCGCCGGGATATAAACGCTACCGTTTGATCACGACGGATCCTGAAGTCAATTTTGAAAGGATACTTCCTGAGTCTTCGCATCGGAAGGTGTCCTTCACCACGCGGCATCACTATCATGTGCGCTTCGCCCGCTTCAATACGGAGATCCCGACTCGTGTTGAAGCCAGGACTTTTGGTTCGGAAGAACCCTATCACATGAAAACCATCAACGTCTCGAAGACCGGCTTTCTGCTCGCGAGCCCTCCAGGGTTCCGCGTGCCCTTTCACGAGTCGACACTTTTGGAGCTGACTCTCTTCCTGGAAGACCAGCCCATCCGCTGCCTCGGCAAGGTGATCCGCTGCGAAGTGGATTTTGAAAAGAAAATCAAACGTTACGGTATCAATATCTGCGACATTCATGCCGAGGATCGCGAGAAATATTTCTCATTTATTGAGGATACGGAGCATCGGAAAAACCGTCAGGTCTTCCGATCGCTCAAGCTTCCCATGCCGATATAA
- a CDS encoding (2Fe-2S)-binding protein has protein sequence MPDDKDSILNDETERPLTPEEQARERIKQMTRVVCICKGIPLGKILEALPGCDTVADVNQKVGSGSGGCKGERCGPRIKILLKKYKDHKTGG, from the coding sequence ATGCCCGATGACAAGGATTCCATTTTGAATGATGAAACGGAGCGTCCCCTGACGCCGGAAGAGCAGGCTCGTGAGCGGATCAAGCAGATGACTCGCGTTGTGTGTATATGCAAAGGCATTCCGCTGGGAAAAATCCTGGAAGCCCTGCCTGGCTGCGATACCGTGGCCGATGTGAATCAAAAGGTGGGATCAGGCTCAGGCGGCTGCAAGGGCGAACGCTGCGGCCCTCGCATCAAAATTCTTTTGAAAAAGTACAAAGATCACAAGACCGGCGGTTAA
- a CDS encoding tRNA (adenine(22)-N(1))-methyltransferase TrmK, with protein MSDRIRRLASYVRPHSVLYDLCCDHGYIGLTAWDQKPLAGLVFVDQSPNALRAVHEALKERQLTEDPRVQVITGLAENLQINGDSPCDFVMAGVGIRTIVTIIRELFPSGPGPHRLIICPEKNSLELRSFLQTQKLGVVAEDVVMEAERFREIIVLEEKGGPIHLLGEGYVGREDPHVQNFVKSLRAWHAAVTKKREARSAP; from the coding sequence ATGAGTGATCGCATCCGCCGTCTGGCTTCCTACGTTCGTCCGCACAGCGTTCTTTATGACCTCTGCTGCGATCACGGTTACATTGGTTTGACGGCCTGGGATCAAAAGCCGCTGGCTGGCCTTGTCTTTGTCGATCAAAGTCCGAATGCTCTGCGAGCCGTGCATGAGGCTTTGAAGGAACGGCAGCTCACAGAGGATCCTCGGGTCCAGGTCATCACAGGACTCGCCGAGAATCTTCAGATCAACGGCGACAGTCCCTGTGATTTTGTGATGGCCGGCGTTGGCATTCGCACGATCGTGACGATTATCCGGGAACTATTTCCCTCGGGTCCCGGTCCGCATCGTCTGATCATCTGTCCTGAGAAAAATTCGCTTGAGCTCCGCAGCTTTTTACAGACACAGAAACTTGGAGTCGTGGCCGAGGATGTGGTGATGGAAGCTGAACGTTTTCGTGAAATTATAGTTTTGGAAGAAAAAGGCGGTCCCATTCACCTGCTCGGTGAAGGTTACGTGGGTCGTGAGGATCCTCATGTTCAGAACTTTGTAAAGTCGCTTCGGGCCTGGCACGCGGCGGTGACCAAAAAAAGAGAAGCCCGCTCAGCCCCTTGA
- a CDS encoding DDE-type integrase/transposase/recombinase: protein MEAAMVNDTLKMAFRRRTVKEGLIIHSDQGAQYANSEFRGILKAFNAIQSMSRKGDCCDNPVVESFFATIKGELIDRQSWINKAQARLAIVEWIECFYNN, encoded by the coding sequence ATGGAGGCGGCGATGGTCAATGACACCCTGAAGATGGCATTTCGCAGGCGCACCGTAAAAGAGGGATTGATCATACACTCTGACCAGGGAGCGCAGTATGCGAACAGTGAGTTCAGAGGCATACTAAAGGCTTTCAATGCCATCCAGAGCATGAGCCGCAAGGGCGACTGTTGTGATAACCCGGTGGTGGAATCTTTCTTTGCAACCATCAAAGGGGAACTGATAGACCGCCAATCCTGGATCAACAAAGCACAAGCCAGACTCGCGATTGTTGAATGGATCGAATGCTTTTACAACAACTAG
- a CDS encoding thioredoxin domain-containing protein, with protein sequence MEQREEKFKNLLLLGSILAVLGIGLSIYSLLHHLELKQAGATSFACNINDTLSCDDIANSKFAEDPWGNPMGVYGIGYFLGLFALLITARVKENLRQDALQAYSVMVGIGVVVSIALFGISEFVIGKICPTCVGVYAVTLMQAAVLFFTRDAVPKPWSMKSITNGGWYGIIALVATVAVYQVVKPASTRNFKPDNPMSQEEVQKHMEKLGASRGESPILASLDPTPSPSVKIDFTAYSGLGEDYRKGSDDAKVKIVEFADYQCPSCATASKVMKALHADMGDKVLIVFKNFPLDSTCNPTMQSKMHPFACEAAIMTRCAAQVGKFWELNERIFDNYRDIDSTRLVAWAKDVGLNDDQIKQCKASPDIVKKIQDDVKQANEAGLTGTPTIFINGRKYNGAVDPETLKQVVEALLNS encoded by the coding sequence ATGGAACAGAGAGAAGAAAAGTTCAAGAACCTGCTGCTGCTTGGTAGCATACTGGCGGTATTAGGTATCGGCCTGTCCATCTATTCGCTCCTGCACCATCTGGAGCTGAAGCAGGCCGGCGCGACCAGCTTTGCTTGCAACATCAATGACACCCTGAGTTGCGACGATATCGCCAACAGCAAGTTCGCCGAGGACCCCTGGGGCAACCCGATGGGTGTCTACGGAATTGGTTATTTCCTCGGTCTTTTTGCTCTGTTGATCACCGCCCGCGTAAAAGAAAATCTGCGGCAGGATGCCCTGCAAGCATACAGCGTCATGGTTGGCATCGGGGTCGTCGTTTCGATTGCCCTCTTCGGAATTTCTGAATTCGTGATCGGGAAAATCTGCCCAACCTGCGTCGGCGTTTATGCCGTCACCTTGATGCAAGCCGCGGTGCTCTTCTTCACCCGCGACGCTGTGCCCAAACCCTGGAGCATGAAAAGCATCACCAACGGCGGCTGGTATGGAATCATCGCACTGGTTGCAACCGTCGCCGTGTATCAGGTTGTGAAGCCAGCCTCGACCCGTAACTTCAAACCTGACAATCCCATGAGTCAGGAAGAAGTGCAGAAGCACATGGAAAAACTCGGTGCAAGCCGTGGGGAATCGCCCATCCTCGCCTCGCTCGATCCTACGCCTTCACCCTCCGTGAAGATTGATTTCACCGCTTACAGCGGACTCGGCGAGGACTACCGCAAAGGCTCCGATGACGCCAAAGTCAAAATCGTGGAATTCGCCGACTATCAGTGTCCGTCCTGCGCGACCGCTTCCAAGGTGATGAAGGCCCTGCACGCGGATATGGGCGACAAGGTTCTGATCGTCTTCAAAAACTTCCCGCTCGACAGCACGTGTAACCCCACGATGCAATCGAAGATGCACCCCTTCGCCTGCGAAGCGGCGATCATGACCCGTTGCGCGGCCCAGGTCGGAAAATTCTGGGAACTCAACGAGCGCATCTTTGATAACTACCGCGATATAGATTCCACCCGTCTTGTGGCCTGGGCCAAGGATGTGGGCCTCAATGATGACCAGATCAAACAGTGCAAGGCGTCGCCTGATATCGTGAAAAAGATCCAGGATGATGTGAAGCAGGCAAACGAAGCCGGGCTGACCGGAACTCCCACGATTTTTATCAACGGCCGCAAGTATAACGGCGCCGTGGATCCCGAAACGCTGAAGCAGGTCGTCGAGGCTCTGCTGAACAGCTGA
- a CDS encoding RNA methyltransferase: MELRRFLELNEAMALRELLDQILRVEAAWDDESQRQAQLQKLFELLDGAALHRGPIVRGLASLRQRIPDNPTFHQFMSLVVPIERQHSRAIADGDFPVASEDRQEPKEAQLMPLVLVLDNLRSAFNLGSIWRLAECLGVSKLHLTGYTATPDQAKVSRAALGTEQLVAWEWHAHREDCLEKLRVEGYALYALETSPNAVRLDSFAFPKQKVALLLGNERYGFESDLLKRCDAVLEIPCWGRKNSLNVAVTAGIAVHELRRQWLASGYLST; this comes from the coding sequence ATGGAGTTGCGACGCTTTTTGGAGCTGAACGAGGCCATGGCTCTGCGGGAACTCCTCGATCAGATCCTTCGTGTGGAAGCCGCCTGGGATGACGAATCCCAGCGTCAGGCCCAACTGCAAAAACTTTTCGAACTGCTCGATGGGGCCGCCCTGCACCGCGGTCCTATCGTCCGCGGCCTCGCGTCCTTGCGTCAGCGCATTCCGGACAATCCAACGTTCCATCAGTTCATGAGTCTTGTCGTTCCCATCGAACGGCAGCACAGTCGCGCCATAGCCGATGGCGATTTTCCTGTTGCCAGCGAAGATCGTCAGGAGCCGAAGGAAGCCCAGCTGATGCCCCTTGTTTTGGTGCTGGATAATCTGCGTTCGGCCTTTAACCTCGGATCCATCTGGCGTCTTGCGGAATGCCTGGGGGTCAGCAAACTTCATCTCACCGGCTATACCGCCACGCCCGATCAGGCCAAGGTCAGCCGGGCCGCGCTCGGAACCGAGCAGCTGGTCGCCTGGGAATGGCATGCGCATCGCGAGGACTGCCTGGAAAAACTTCGCGTCGAAGGTTATGCGCTCTATGCTCTGGAAACCAGTCCGAACGCTGTGCGCCTTGACAGCTTTGCCTTTCCCAAACAGAAGGTCGCCCTTCTTTTGGGAAATGAACGCTATGGTTTTGAATCCGATCTTTTGAAGCGCTGCGATGCGGTGCTGGAGATACCGTGCTGGGGTCGGAAAAATTCCCTTAATGTCGCCGTCACAGCCGGTATCGCTGTTCATGAGCTGCGACGCCAGTGGCTGGCGTCCGGATATCTTAGCACGTAA
- the metG gene encoding methionine--tRNA ligase, with the protein MSGKRKIVITAALPYANGPVHIGHLVEHCMVDFWARFQRMRGHDCYFICADDTHGTPVMVNARKQGVTPEQLVETARVEHVRDLNGFEILYDNYGSTNSASNKKISDRIFLALKEKGHIETKTLQQAYCEHDKMFLPDRFVKGTCPRCGTPDQYGDGCEVCSAVYGTDELKNPRCVLCGNPPVQRASENVFVKLNDFKNFLKEWVPEHNSQEITKKLSEWLKDDLQSWCISRDKPYFGFEIPGYPDKFFYVWFDAPIGYLASLDDYARARSKTFEDYWNSHEIYHCIGKDIIYHHSLFWPSMLKAAGLNTPTQVMVHGMLQVNGAKMSKSRGTNISAGTYLKHLDPNYLRYYLACKMSSSIDDFDLNFEDFVSRVNSDLIGKITNVASRGAQMLQKLGGKMGALSEEGRALVVQAQALSEQIAAHYEERDFSKAIIAIRGIADEANKYFDKHEPWKLVKTDEAATIQILTGILNLFRIMTVYLKPVLPGYAAKVERLFQEDGYTWSSAQQILEFHEISPYEHLAKRVEMAQVQGMLEEAKALAAASMEKSAPSGEAALNLAPTIGIDDFQKIDLRVVKIVDAKNVEGAGKLLQLTLDLGNGVTRNVFSGIKSTYKPEDLIGKMTVMVANLAPRKMKFGVSEGMVLASGDGDKLAVLFPDSNAVPGQRIS; encoded by the coding sequence ATGTCCGGAAAACGCAAAATAGTGATCACAGCGGCGCTTCCCTATGCGAATGGCCCGGTTCATATCGGTCATTTGGTGGAACATTGCATGGTTGATTTCTGGGCGCGTTTCCAAAGGATGCGGGGCCACGACTGCTACTTCATCTGTGCCGATGATACCCACGGAACTCCGGTGATGGTCAACGCCCGTAAACAAGGCGTGACGCCTGAACAGTTGGTGGAAACCGCGCGCGTCGAACACGTGCGTGACCTCAATGGTTTTGAAATTCTTTATGACAACTACGGCTCGACCAACAGCGCGTCGAATAAAAAAATCTCGGATCGCATTTTCCTCGCGCTCAAGGAAAAAGGTCATATCGAAACCAAAACCCTGCAGCAGGCCTACTGCGAACACGATAAAATGTTCCTGCCTGATCGTTTCGTCAAGGGCACCTGTCCCCGCTGCGGCACTCCCGATCAGTACGGCGACGGCTGCGAAGTCTGCAGTGCGGTCTATGGCACCGACGAACTGAAAAATCCCCGCTGTGTTCTTTGCGGCAACCCTCCGGTGCAAAGAGCCAGCGAGAATGTTTTCGTCAAGCTGAACGACTTCAAAAACTTTCTGAAGGAATGGGTTCCCGAGCACAACAGCCAGGAGATCACCAAAAAGCTCAGCGAGTGGCTCAAGGACGATCTGCAGTCCTGGTGCATCTCGCGCGACAAACCGTATTTCGGCTTTGAAATCCCGGGCTATCCCGACAAGTTTTTCTATGTCTGGTTCGATGCGCCCATCGGTTACCTCGCATCACTCGACGACTATGCCCGCGCCCGCAGCAAGACCTTCGAGGACTACTGGAATAGCCACGAGATCTATCACTGCATCGGCAAGGACATTATCTATCACCACAGCCTCTTCTGGCCTTCGATGCTGAAAGCGGCCGGCCTCAACACACCGACCCAGGTGATGGTGCACGGCATGCTCCAGGTCAACGGCGCGAAGATGAGTAAATCACGCGGCACCAATATTTCGGCGGGAACCTATCTCAAGCATCTCGATCCGAATTATCTGCGCTATTACCTTGCATGCAAAATGTCCTCGTCGATCGACGACTTCGATTTGAACTTCGAAGACTTCGTCTCGCGCGTGAATTCGGACCTGATCGGCAAGATCACCAACGTCGCCTCGCGCGGGGCCCAGATGCTGCAAAAACTCGGCGGGAAAATGGGTGCCCTGAGCGAAGAGGGCCGCGCCCTCGTGGTCCAGGCTCAGGCCCTGAGCGAGCAGATCGCCGCGCATTATGAAGAGCGTGATTTCTCGAAGGCCATCATCGCGATCCGTGGGATTGCCGATGAAGCCAACAAATATTTCGACAAGCACGAGCCCTGGAAACTGGTGAAAACGGACGAGGCCGCGACCATTCAGATCCTCACGGGGATTTTGAACCTCTTCCGCATCATGACGGTCTACCTGAAACCCGTGCTGCCCGGATACGCTGCAAAAGTGGAACGCCTCTTCCAGGAAGATGGCTATACCTGGAGCAGCGCGCAGCAGATACTCGAATTCCATGAAATCTCGCCCTATGAGCACCTCGCCAAACGCGTGGAGATGGCTCAGGTTCAGGGCATGCTTGAGGAAGCCAAAGCCCTGGCCGCGGCTTCGATGGAAAAATCCGCACCTTCAGGAGAAGCCGCCTTGAATCTTGCACCAACGATCGGCATCGACGATTTCCAGAAGATCGACCTTCGCGTCGTCAAGATCGTGGATGCCAAGAACGTGGAAGGCGCGGGCAAACTTCTGCAACTGACCCTTGATCTTGGTAACGGTGTCACGCGGAATGTTTTCTCGGGCATCAAATCCACCTATAAGCCCGAGGACCTGATCGGGAAAATGACGGTGATGGTGGCGAACCTCGCACCGCGCAAGATGAAGTTCGGTGTGAGTGAAGGCATGGTCCTGGCTTCGGGTGATGGTGATAAACTCGCTGTCCTCTTTCCAGACAGCAACGCCGTTCCTGGTCAACGCATTAGCTAA
- a CDS encoding DUF86 domain-containing protein: protein MSKRDDRILIADMIEHASDAIEFVGQMSFEEFCQDKKTKAAVIRCIQTVGEAAGRVSEETRARLSKIPWKAIIGMRNILVHRYFNLDEEALWKVVQSDLKDLIANLSIATKPR, encoded by the coding sequence ATGTCCAAGAGAGATGATCGCATTTTAATTGCAGACATGATCGAACACGCTTCGGACGCGATTGAATTCGTAGGACAGATGTCCTTTGAAGAATTTTGTCAGGATAAGAAAACCAAGGCAGCTGTGATTCGGTGCATCCAAACTGTTGGCGAAGCTGCGGGTCGCGTCTCGGAGGAAACTCGAGCGAGATTATCGAAGATTCCTTGGAAAGCTATTATCGGGATGAGAAATATCTTAGTTCATCGGTATTTCAATCTCGATGAGGAAGCTCTCTGGAAAGTCGTTCAGTCAGACTTGAAAGATCTTATTGCAAATTTGTCTATTGCGACCAAGCCTCGATGA
- a CDS encoding HAD family hydrolase, with protein sequence MDKKIISKPAAFLDRDGVLVRDTGYVYRIEDLEILPRVPEALKLLHDHGYLLIVISNQAGVARGYYSTDDVDHFHAEMQKRLEHELGFTLDGIYYCPHHPEGSVFELAISCSCRKPGTALLEKAARDFAIDWEHSVMVGDRASDIECGLKAGIVGIQIESDQYEGHEAPHVTVRDLFEAAEWTVKHRAP encoded by the coding sequence ATGGACAAAAAAATAATCAGTAAACCTGCTGCTTTCCTGGATCGAGACGGTGTTCTCGTTCGTGATACGGGTTACGTCTATCGCATCGAGGATCTTGAGATCCTCCCCCGCGTCCCCGAAGCCCTAAAATTACTCCATGATCATGGTTATCTTCTGATCGTTATCTCCAATCAGGCCGGTGTCGCCCGTGGATACTATTCCACCGATGACGTCGATCACTTCCATGCGGAAATGCAAAAACGCCTGGAACACGAGCTCGGTTTCACCCTGGATGGGATCTATTACTGCCCCCATCATCCCGAAGGCTCCGTCTTCGAACTCGCGATCAGCTGCAGCTGCCGCAAACCGGGAACGGCTCTTTTGGAAAAAGCGGCTCGGGATTTTGCCATAGATTGGGAACACAGCGTGATGGTCGGTGACCGTGCGAGTGATATCGAGTGCGGATTGAAAGCCGGCATCGTGGGTATTCAAATCGAAAGCGATCAGTATGAAGGTCATGAAGCCCCGCACGTAACGGTGCGGGATCTTTTTGAAGCGGCGGAGTGGACGGTGAAACACCGAGCCCCTTAA
- a CDS encoding nucleotidyltransferase family protein, which yields MPIKISFDSQKLQEFCEQQKVKRLALFGSVLRDDFTSTSDVDVLVEFEEGQTPSLLWWPDMIEKLSKIFGGRRIDLVTPRSLNPRLKVAILAEAVNQYVQER from the coding sequence ATGCCTATTAAAATCAGCTTCGATTCCCAGAAACTCCAGGAGTTTTGCGAACAGCAAAAGGTAAAGCGTTTGGCTTTATTCGGATCTGTTCTTCGAGATGATTTTACCTCCACCAGCGACGTCGATGTACTTGTTGAGTTCGAAGAAGGGCAAACCCCTAGTCTTCTTTGGTGGCCCGATATGATTGAAAAGCTCTCCAAGATTTTCGGCGGTAGACGAATTGATCTCGTAACACCTCGCAGCCTGAACCCTCGCCTCAAAGTAGCTATCCTTGCTGAAGCGGTGAATCAATATGTCCAAGAGAGATGA
- a CDS encoding type II toxin-antitoxin system VapC family toxin, which yields MKRIGNAVVLIPMNDPWGLFNGRPRCFWIFRKSVSSPRTRRNTFVFLIRKKYSSVLETLLKKKPGDVTLSSLTVAELHYGAEKSSAIEKNREALGLFLTAFEILNFDIAAAEEYGRIRSVLEESGISKLKTQDWVVQ from the coding sequence GTGAAGCGAATCGGCAATGCCGTTGTATTGATACCGATGAATGATCCTTGGGGTTTGTTTAACGGACGCCCGCGATGTTTTTGGATTTTCCGGAAGAGCGTAAGCAGCCCGCGGACAAGGAGAAATACTTTTGTTTTTTTGATAAGGAAGAAGTACTCATCGGTGCTGGAAACTTTGCTGAAGAAAAAACCTGGTGATGTGACTTTATCTTCTTTGACGGTAGCTGAACTTCATTATGGTGCCGAGAAAAGCTCCGCTATTGAGAAGAATAGAGAGGCACTCGGATTATTTTTGACAGCATTCGAAATCCTAAATTTCGATATTGCGGCTGCAGAAGAATATGGGCGTATTCGATCCGTTCTTGAAGAAAGTGGGATTTCAAAGCTTAAGACCCAGGATTGGGTTGTGCAGTAG
- a CDS encoding serine protease, producing the protein MSAFRQWAYVLSLLVPGLSVAAVEEGPQSQAEVKNDAAVAPGPYCTNEYADDLSALNPKARELEQQVPSYTFCIRTMATYECPSYGPDGNIRKKKRKVIGHGTAFAYKTQNGETYVMTNEHVSDWPNVTDEQNPADDVPAGCKRVADSVKIVDDESDSFDRDDIQLTRVVSDPQLDISILKTKSKLPVLPWKIGHSSGLKERNVVDVRGFPLGVFKATNAGKVIAAYDHDEYKEWDHVDFVIDALLSPGNSGSPVFAVSCKTGEFELVGVYHAGYTQGSALNVVIGIDQVRELMTTFKRKPQNRAISKVDLNHSTRMRVVNGSKTSLAPFFPFGNMIAAVRVRNDGTLVYELLNKGFPTRVYPVLVMEDLPSSNDKVFGVMGRIWIGNRQGLKLYKWSDLDADDQEQFDRLLDAMRAESLATFDLRDADRDAETSREKFDLSKKLERALQKASAGYADLASNTVEFAEKRGPQPGEMPVDIRSIFAYGEKHEGFPTTIARWGTPPEKEEKPK; encoded by the coding sequence ATGTCAGCATTTCGTCAATGGGCCTATGTCCTTTCTTTGCTCGTCCCTGGCCTGTCCGTGGCGGCCGTCGAAGAAGGGCCGCAATCCCAGGCCGAGGTCAAAAACGATGCCGCGGTTGCACCAGGACCATACTGCACCAATGAATATGCGGATGACCTGTCGGCTTTGAATCCCAAGGCCAGGGAACTGGAACAACAGGTGCCGTCCTATACCTTTTGCATAAGAACCATGGCTACCTATGAATGCCCTTCCTATGGACCGGATGGGAATATCCGCAAGAAAAAGCGCAAAGTCATAGGCCACGGCACGGCCTTCGCCTATAAAACGCAGAATGGCGAAACCTATGTGATGACCAACGAGCATGTTTCGGATTGGCCCAATGTCACTGATGAGCAGAATCCGGCCGATGATGTGCCGGCGGGTTGCAAGCGCGTGGCCGATTCGGTGAAGATCGTCGATGATGAAAGCGATAGCTTCGATCGTGACGATATTCAGCTGACGCGCGTCGTCTCTGATCCGCAGCTGGACATCAGCATTCTCAAGACCAAAAGCAAATTGCCCGTGCTCCCCTGGAAGATCGGGCACAGTTCGGGCCTTAAGGAACGGAACGTGGTCGATGTTCGCGGCTTCCCCCTGGGCGTTTTTAAAGCAACCAATGCCGGGAAAGTGATCGCCGCCTATGATCATGACGAATACAAGGAATGGGATCACGTGGATTTCGTCATTGATGCGCTTTTGTCTCCGGGCAATTCGGGTTCGCCGGTGTTTGCCGTTTCCTGCAAAACGGGGGAATTTGAACTGGTCGGTGTTTATCACGCTGGCTACACTCAGGGAAGCGCTTTGAATGTGGTGATCGGGATTGATCAGGTGCGGGAGTTGATGACGACCTTTAAACGCAAGCCGCAGAACCGAGCCATCAGCAAAGTGGATCTGAATCACAGCACGCGCATGCGGGTGGTGAATGGGTCCAAGACTTCCCTCGCTCCTTTTTTTCCTTTTGGCAATATGATCGCAGCCGTGCGGGTTCGCAACGATGGAACCCTGGTTTATGAACTGCTGAATAAAGGCTTTCCCACCCGCGTTTATCCCGTCCTGGTCATGGAGGATCTGCCGAGCTCCAACGATAAGGTTTTCGGTGTGATGGGACGCATTTGGATTGGCAATCGACAAGGATTGAAGCTTTATAAGTGGTCGGATCTGGATGCCGATGATCAGGAGCAGTTCGATCGGCTGCTTGATGCCATGCGGGCCGAGAGTCTGGCGACTTTTGATTTGCGCGATGCGGATCGCGATGCAGAAACCAGCCGTGAAAAATTTGATCTGAGCAAGAAACTGGAGAGGGCTTTGCAAAAGGCCAGCGCGGGTTATGCGGATCTGGCTTCGAATACCGTGGAATTCGCCGAGAAGCGGGGACCACAGCCGGGTGAGATGCCGGTGGATATCCGCTCGATCTTCGCCTACGGAGAAAAGCACGAAGGCTTCCCAACGACGATTGCACGCTGGGGAACACCACCCGAGAAGGAAGAAAAACCCAAGTGA
- a CDS encoding aldehyde dehydrogenase: MSHALPQITAPLLLDDLIKRQDQYFQSGATRSYEFRRQQLQKLMQVAHLHERDILDALSKDLRKHETEAFLAEIGIVYAEISDALKHLKRWMKPRKVGSPLTVFPARSRIVPEPLGRSLIISPWNYPYQLTIAPVIGAIAAGNVAVIKPSELAPHTAVLLEKLINENFAPEYLRVLNGGVELSQELLSRRWDHIFFTGSTAVGKVIASAAAKHLTPCTLELGGKSPCLVTRKANLDVTARRIIFGKFLNAGQTCVAPDYVLVEDGVHDALIEALRREITLRFGTDPLRNEQLPRIINERHFQRLSRLIEPGKVNFGGRSDPGQLLIEPTLMTGVQIHDPVMQEEIFGPVLPIIPVKDLEEAKRFILGFEKPLALYLFSDDAAEHQDIIGSVSFGGGCINDTLMHLANPNLPFGGVGASGLGAYHGQFSFDAFSHKKAVLVNGTSMDLPVRYFPWIRSKEKVLRLLMK, from the coding sequence ATGTCACACGCCTTGCCGCAAATTACTGCTCCCCTTTTGCTGGATGACCTTATCAAGCGCCAGGACCAATACTTTCAAAGCGGTGCGACGCGCAGCTATGAGTTTCGCCGGCAGCAGCTGCAAAAACTCATGCAGGTCGCCCATTTACATGAACGGGACATCCTGGATGCTTTAAGCAAGGACCTGCGCAAACATGAAACGGAAGCCTTCCTGGCAGAAATCGGCATCGTTTATGCCGAGATTTCCGATGCGCTGAAACACCTGAAGCGCTGGATGAAACCACGCAAGGTCGGCTCTCCTTTGACGGTATTTCCGGCGCGAAGCCGCATCGTCCCTGAACCCCTGGGTCGCAGCCTGATTATCAGTCCCTGGAATTATCCCTACCAGCTGACTATAGCGCCGGTGATCGGAGCCATCGCGGCCGGAAACGTGGCGGTCATCAAGCCTTCCGAGCTGGCGCCGCACACAGCCGTTCTTTTGGAAAAGCTGATCAATGAAAATTTTGCGCCGGAATACCTGCGCGTTTTGAATGGTGGCGTCGAGCTCAGCCAGGAACTTTTATCACGTCGCTGGGATCACATATTCTTCACCGGCAGCACAGCCGTGGGCAAGGTGATTGCGTCCGCGGCTGCAAAGCATCTGACTCCGTGCACGCTGGAGCTGGGTGGAAAAAGCCCGTGCCTTGTGACCCGCAAAGCGAATCTGGACGTCACGGCTCGTCGTATCATCTTCGGCAAGTTTTTGAATGCCGGGCAAACCTGTGTGGCACCGGACTACGTCCTGGTCGAGGATGGCGTTCATGATGCTTTGATCGAAGCTTTGCGGCGGGAAATTACGCTGCGTTTTGGTACCGATCCCTTGCGGAATGAGCAGCTGCCTCGCATTATCAACGAGAGGCATTTTCAAAGACTGAGCCGCCTGATCGAGCCGGGCAAGGTGAACTTTGGGGGCCGTTCGGATCCGGGGCAGCTTCTGATCGAACCGACTCTGATGACCGGCGTGCAGATTCATGATCCGGTGATGCAGGAGGAAATATTTGGACCTGTGCTGCCGATCATTCCCGTTAAGGATCTGGAAGAGGCTAAACGTTTTATTCTGGGCTTTGAAAAGCCGCTGGCGCTTTACCTTTTCTCGGATGATGCTGCCGAGCATCAGGATATTATCGGCTCGGTGAGCTTCGGAGGCGGCTGTATCAACGATACTCTTATGCATCTCGCCAATCCCAATTTACCCTTCGGCGGCGTGGGCGCCAGCGGGCTGGGTGCGTACCATGGGCAGTTTTCTTTTGATGCCTTTTCCCATAAAAAGGCGGTGCTGGTGAACGGCACCTCGATGGATCTTCCCGTCCGCTATTTCCCCTGGATTCGCTCCAAGGAAAAAGTCCTGCGCCTTCTTATGAAGTAG